A window of Daucus carota subsp. sativus chromosome 2, DH1 v3.0, whole genome shotgun sequence genomic DNA:
ATGCGCGCTCGTGCGATTAAACTCGATCAACATACTGACAAGTGACAAGAAAGCTATACCTTAGGTGAATACCCACACAAGACAAGTATTGCATGTAATAAATTGAGTCATTTTTCAAAACTGAAGTCATTTAAAATATCgttttaattcaaatttgtgattgttaaaaataaatgactAGCGGTCTACAAACCATTTTTCTCTCGTATTGAAAAAAATGCCCTGATTACATGTCGTTTATTCTTTGCCAAAACTCACTTATAAACTCCTTTTGAGGAAGAAAAGTGTTGATCTCCAATATTTCCTTTATAGTCATTAATTACCTATATGTTATAAGCATTATCAAACAGTACGAAAATGTCATTAGCAATCCATAAAAAGCAAGATGAAGCTACCTCCTTTATAGTAATGCAAAGAGAGAACAAGGTCAGCTTCTTTGTGGAGGCAGCAGCCCTTCTTTCTTGCTCATCTCATAAAGGGCAATCGCCATGAGAGCTTTCGCATCAGCTGTACTGCGCCACAGTTTTTCATACGGGATGACATGCACCTTGATCAACTCACCATGTTCCCGAAGCCCCGTCTCTTTTCCTTGGAGCTGTGTGATAGTCTCTTTACTTACATTTCCTCTATACAGAAACAAACTAATTTCTTCGTCGCACCCACCCTAAAAATACAAGTTATGATACCAatgaatatcaaaaaaaaaatactcaaaaCAATTAAATAGTGAGACATATACATAGAACCTCCCGTCTTTACATGATAGACAAAATTTAGAAACTAGTTTCATCAGAGTTGAAGTGtttctttaatataaaaatgaggTTTCACCTCAAATATTGCCAGATAGGTTTCACATTCACTAGTTTTTGCGTTCAAAATAACATGCATACAATTTCTAAAATAGATTCTATCAAGTATTTCCACAATATTACAAATGTAGTGTGCAGGGTTTTCCTCTTTATAATAAAACTCCAATTTTACCAATTCGACACCAGCTTGTAAGTTATAACGCCTCTTGTATGATTAGTATCTTTTACATACCGGGGAAGGAAAAACTGCGCAACCAGTTGATGGATCCAGAAAGGCAGTAAGGTCAACCATGTCTTCCAGATTCAACTGTATCCCTGTCTCCTCCTCAACCTATCATAGATTAAGAAACACAATATTAAAAAGTTCCTATTACGCTGTTGTTCTCTCATCAATCTTATGATGTaagaattaatatattacaaagTAAATCAAGTTAATTACACAAGATAACCAATCAATAATCCAGTAAGagataaattttgtataaagaaTTTTTACAAGGtaataattaagttaattaacaCAAGATAAAAATCATCAATACCATAAAAGAGACCAATTGTGCATAAAGCATTACAAAAGTTTTTAAtccattatagccaaccaatttaatttaaacttcCGGTACAAGAAACCATGtgaatataatgaaaatataaaaaccGTGGTGTTGAAACATTACAAATACTTGTCAAAGGtagtaaaaaagaaaaactgACCTCCCGAACAGCTGTCCCAACAACATCACCATTATCATCATCCAACATTCCAGCTGGTAACTCCAGTATAAGTTTTCCAACAGGAACCCTAACCttccaaatatataaatatgcattAGCGTTCTGGTTCTTAATTTACCAGGAGACATGAAATTGTGAATGTTATTTTCTTCCAAATCTAGAAGCAAATTTTGCAGAACCCAAATAATAagaaatgtaattaaaaaaaaagaagctaaaACCTGCTCTGTGAGCACAGCATATGTCTTGCCTTCCGAGTCCAAAAGGATTAGCACTGCTACAGCTGGCCCTCGAGCAAACACAATACCTGGAACCTAACCGCATTTGTTGCAAATTCAAAAGGATAGATCTCAACCATCTAAGCCTCACATTTTATTATCAAAGATGATATATAACTTCCAATAATTACAAAACATACAAGAATTTGCATAGTAATGAAAAGAAGGAATTATATTGGAGATTAGGCCATTCATGATGTTATTAAGCATTTTTAGACTTCAAATGCACTATCAACAATAGCAGAGAAACTTTGTGTGCGCACGAGTGATTTCCAAGAAATCATGtatcattatattaatataataccttACTCCCTGTTTCCTTGTCGACAATATCTGCTTTGAATTTGAGAAAGCCCACACGCTTGCCAAACATATCCACTCCCTACATAAATTTTTCACAGAAAGCCAACAGCTTACAAAATATTGTGTCGTGTGGCCTAGAAATTTGTATATGACAACAAAGTAGTTTCGGTTTACAAACTCACAAAATTAACGATAACCAAATGAGAATAGTGCAAATGCGTGACAAAGTTTATTCTTATCATGTTTGTTCCTTGAGACGGAGTTGGCTTGAGAGTTATTTCTCTCTTGACTGTATATAtctttttgttataaaatttacACGATGTACCGCCCTCAATTacccaaaagaaaaaaatagtgCAAATGCATGACATAGTTTATTCTTATCATGTTTAAAGAAATTTCTGAAGGTTACGAGTCTTCCAAACTACTTATTTATAACACCATGAAATGATACCTGTATAAGTACTTGTTTCAAGGACATCTGCCCATTTACCAGTAACCCAGAGTCTGTCTGGATATTTTTAAGCCACTGGTGAAACAAAGAGGAGTCAATAGCATTCCTGTATTGCCAAAAGGAGCCTTAAAGTAATGATCTAGATTCATGCAATAGCACATATATCTACACCACAATAGCAatgaatttacatatatttcctAAGCAACAACTACATTTATACATTACGAAATTATAACAGCAATTCTTCGTGCCACAGTAAACGTGTTTGCGACTGTCATATATAATCCATATTCAAGCAAACATATTAAACTCAAGTTGATGAAGGTATAATCCAGCTTCATATGACCTGTTATCAACCAATATCCTAAAAATTAACACAAAGATCTATCATTCCTTTACACTAATTGCTATAAGGTCCTTAAACAATCCaagttttgcaaaaaaaaaatcgtATCTACTAATTAAGATAGCCTAAACAAATTTCAAATATGCCATAAAAGTGGAAACTTAAATAAATATCTgacacagaaaaaaaaaaaaaaaactttttcaaGCATTAGCTACCCGGTTAATGTTTCTCATCAATCCTCAAGTAATTTAACAATTATAATGTAGAGAACTCAACACACAACAACTTGGCCgaattacaaacttacaaactatAATTACAATTGACCCAAAAAATGAAGTCAATCCTGGCAAGTCTTCAACTTCAGTTGAAAATTAAGTCAATCCTTCACTAACCCAATTAATTAATCTCGAATAAATCAATAAAGCGCATGTAAAACTACAACAACAAGACTATCACATAACGAGGATCATATTAATTTTCACTTGGCATTAAGAAATTGATCATAAAAGTTTCAAGAAACGCCAAGAAAACGAAAAGGGTCACCTAAAATCAGACTCGGAGAGTCCGGGAGCGGCGATAACTTGAACGGGTTCGCCGGAGCGAGTGGGCAAGCTAATGGAGTGAGTGAGTTTTGGAGATGACTCGGAAGACATTTTGGAACAAAAAGCCCTAAAGTTGCACTTACTGTAAATTGAAATTGGGGAAGATGATAGTAATCTCAGATGGAACACTGCGGAATTGAGCGCCGTCGTCATGGCCGATTACGTACGGAAACGTGTATTATATGAATagtagcttatagcccgtgaaggaacgggagctttttaattatttataaactttttaattatattttaaatgatgtgaaaaaatttaatttataaataataaattaaaattgtatgtatcatgtcaaagtattaaattctttctatcaaattttaaattattttaagtagaatatgtgacgccaactcctattagattatatttataaatgtattttatattagaattattataatgtgatttaaatatttttctaaaaatttttatggttcgagattaaaattgataaacacaatttgttttgaattaagaagatgaatcataaacatgcaataagatggtagaatttgttttggattaaaaaaagtttttgtattcgttcctcacataaatcgggcttattaattttaaaatatattagataaaaataattttgtgacgggacgatttatatgattctacaaataaaattggtagaaaatatttattttggattaaaaaaaattataaacacaaATAccgaatttgttttggattcagaaaaagaattataaacatgcaggtagatatcagttgtctaatggaacagaagttaattttgttctaatataacgatgcttatttgttcaatatatgatccgatggataaaaataattttgtgacggtgcgatttatacgattctacaattaaaatttgtaggaaatatttattttggattaaaaaaaccaaaaacacatgaaagacagaatttgtttcagattcagaaaatagattataaacatgcaagtagatgtcagtttccttatagaacagaatttaattttgttctaatctaacggtgcttatttgttcaatatacaatccaacggatgataaacttttggaccataggaccatgcgaccaaattatctcccttacgcttattatatataagtatataatatagtcGTTATTACCTGCCCTTCATATTAATTttctctaaatatatatttgatgtactttagttttatttttaaatataaaaagaatattatgcaaaaaaatgtaaccgtattttttttaatgtcattttaaattataattatacttaatatattatataatgggaaaataaattgtaaaattttatttgcagCAAATCAGTGATCCGTGattaataaaaagttaaaagaaacaaatatttaaatgtttaatataataattgttagattatataatttgcaatatataatttacaataGTTGAGAGAGACCTTGATATGAGGGAAGAGAGAGAAGCAAATAATGAGAGTACAATTAGCAAACAATTAAGAAAGAAACTATCACATATAACAAATGAGGCAAATCCGAGTGAAACAAAAATATGAGAAAGACCTTGATTTGAGGAGTCTCGATTCGGTAGAAAGATGATTTGGGAGggagaaaaaatgaaaataagacgaaattctgatttcaaattttgagtcgAACAGAATCTTAACCAATGACCTATCCAATCGTGATCTCTCACGATCTTAATATACTCGACCATATCTTCTACATAGATTAAAGTTACAAAATTAGATAAAGGGCAAGTCTTTGTTCGCAGAACAAAGTTGAGGATTCTATTCTCTCAACATCTTCATAATTTAGTCTACTCTCAATGTAAATTCTCCCTCTGCCAATGCTCATAAGTAATTTATAAGTGGTACCAAATGTGAGTGTATAGTGCGCCTCTGATATAAGATTATAcatatctaatttttattttataagaaatttaTACAGAGACTGCAGGACAAAGGCAGAAGACTTTGCAGTAGtgctattaatattttttgtctcTTGTGTTACTGTTGTCATACCAAACGTGAAGCAACTATAATCACAAAGCTTCATGCTCCTTTTGTTCAATCATTTTACTTCCAGCAACTTGTAAAGGCACGTACAAGTATATTCTCTAATAACTTCTGGTTCCATTCTGATGGAACCATGTAATCCTTCTTCCAAGATTGCTCGAATTGCTGAACATGGtagctttatatttttttcagccGATGGCCATTACGTATGTGCATCGATATATATTCTCGTtactaataataatttatttcaattttctgCTTATTATGCAGGCAGGGAATCCAGAATTTGTGACAAGGGGAGACCGCGTAGCAACTGCAGCTTCACATTTTTACAGCTCGAAGAGCTTAAAGATCAAGTGCTGATTTACAAATATATAGAGAATGCAATCCCCGTTCCTCATCATCTACTTGTTCCTATATGTAAAAGTGTTGCTCATTCCCTCAATGGTCTTAAAGGTGATCAATCAgctctttttttctttaatattcCAGAACTCTTCATTAGTAATTACACGTTTCACAATTGCAGCTCTTTTGTACTTGCGTAGAGTAAGTTATAGCATTTTGGAGAAAATGATTGCTAAATGTTAATCAGGTTTGGAGTTTGTTGGTGGGTTGGATTGTTGCAACTATAGGAAGAACATGGAACCTGAACCAGGGAGGTGCAGGAGAACTGATGGGAAGAAATGGAGGTGTAACAGAGATGTTGCTAGACCAGATCAGAAGTACTGCGACAGGCATTTGCACCGAGGAGGCAGCCGGTTAAAACAGCAGCATAATTCAGGGGGGGAAATGTTACCGGCTAAAAGTGTGAGTTGTATCCCAAACACCACAGATGCCTTGAACTAATTGATTGTTACAGCGGTGTTACTGTTTTATTGTCTAGTTATATAAGAATCAAGTCTACGAATCTTAGTTCACTGAATGTATGTTATTTCTGCTCCTAACCATTATTGTGGATTGGACTCTAATAAGTTTGGGTTTTTTGTGGATTTTGACAAGATAATAAAACACTCAGAATATACTATTATTTATACGAATACCaatacaaacaaataaaatgaCAAGGAAGAATAGTAGCATTTGCTCAAAAaggaaaatatacaaaaattagaCTACTCCAGTCTGAATCAATTCATAATCATCATCATGATGAATGTACCAAGTGCTGCAGCAATCCATGCCAAACATATTGTAGCAGCTCCATGTCTAGTAGCTGCTGAATAAGCAGGTGCCAGTGCCGGTGCTAGTGCTGGAGACCCTACTTGAGGCAACACTGTTATAGCAAGCTTCATATTTCCGGTGGCACAATGAGTGGCTTTGGTGCACAAATACCATTTTCTCCCTGAACTTGCAAGAGCAACCTTATCATTTCCGGTAGTAAGAGCCACACTTGTCGCGGATGGTGTACAATTTTGAAACGAGACTAAATCCGCTCTGTGAACATTGTGAAGTCCCGGAGAGTACCTGAAAACTGCATAAAAATGGACACCAAAATTTAagtaaagcaaaaaaaaaaaaaaaaaaagtggaatGTCAAGTGTAACTTTAATTGTGCATGCAACAATTATAATGACTTCACGAAACGTACTGAGATTGTCGCCAACGTGAAACTCTTTGCTGGCGGCCCAGGTTTTGTAATCAAAATTGGTTCTCCAACCGTCTGAGTCTCCAACTATAAAGTCAGTGGCGGATGCAGGACCAACAACTGCTGAAAAAAGAACCAATGCAACAAAATATTTAATCGAGGCCATTGCAAAAATaaatcgagtcgagtcgagtcggcAGCGACAGATCAAATTTTAGCTTCTTTCTGCGGTTAAATGATAAGTTTGATTTGGCTCTATACGCTTTCATGTGTAAATGAGGTTTCCTTTATAATGATTGTGCTCTTGACTAATATTTCGCCGGCTAACGTCGGCATTGCAGTTTTTATGCCATGTGGGATAATTTGACTGCAAGAACTCTGAACTTGATTAGGCATGGACGTATGTTTAATATAaactagcttcttaacccgtgcaaagcacgggttgctttaaattttttttgatatattgttatatttttgttcatttttttaaaaaaattaagattatttgtattataaaaataatttaaatttatatttacttgtaTTTTAAGTCTTATTATCTTGattaaatgtacatatatcctcactatgatgatatttattaaaatgtaaatataataaatatacactatttaaaatttattatataattaaattatcattcacctaaaattattgaaaatttgataaaaacaaataagattcttgtcgaatcagagtctttgtcgtatagttaaaaaatcatatatataattttattaaatcacaataaataaatattctaaaaatcgacCGATTAATCGAATAATCGAAAacagataaatttttaatacgatttggtaaaattcgattaaatcgatgattaattggtcaaaactggattaatcagtcaaaaatcaggtaaaatattaaaa
This region includes:
- the LOC108207623 gene encoding blue copper protein 1b, producing the protein MASIKYFVALVLFSAVVGPASATDFIVGDSDGWRTNFDYKTWAASKEFHVGDNLIFRYSPGLHNVHRADLVSFQNCTPSATSVALTTGNDKVALASSGRKWYLCTKATHCATGNMKLAITVLPQVGSPALAPALAPAYSAATRHGAATICLAWIAAALGTFIMMMIMN
- the LOC108206244 gene encoding nudix hydrolase 14, chloroplastic isoform X1; amino-acid sequence: MTTALNSAVFHLRLLSSSPISIYSKCNFRAFCSKMSSESSPKLTHSISLPTRSGEPVQVIAAPGLSESDFRNAIDSSLFHQWLKNIQTDSGLLVNGQMSLKQVLIQGVDMFGKRVGFLKFKADIVDKETGSKVPGIVFARGPAVAVLILLDSEGKTYAVLTEQVRVPVGKLILELPAGMLDDDNGDVVGTAVREVEEETGIQLNLEDMVDLTAFLDPSTGCAVFPSPGGCDEEISLFLYRGNVSKETITQLQGKETGLREHGELIKVHVIPYEKLWRSTADAKALMAIALYEMSKKEGLLPPQRS
- the LOC108208557 gene encoding growth-regulating factor 10, whose protein sequence is MEPCNPSSKIARIAEHGRESRICDKGRPRSNCSFTFLQLEELKDQVLIYKYIENAIPVPHHLLVPICKSVAHSLNGLKGLEFVGGLDCCNYRKNMEPEPGRCRRTDGKKWRCNRDVARPDQKYCDRHLHRGGSRLKQQHNSGGEMLPAKSVSCIPNTTDALN
- the LOC108206244 gene encoding nudix hydrolase 14, chloroplastic isoform X2 is translated as MSLKQVLIQGVDMFGKRVGFLKFKADIVDKETGSKVPGIVFARGPAVAVLILLDSEGKTYAVLTEQVRVPVGKLILELPAGMLDDDNGDVVGTAVREVEEETGIQLNLEDMVDLTAFLDPSTGCAVFPSPGGCDEEISLFLYRGNVSKETITQLQGKETGLREHGELIKVHVIPYEKLWRSTADAKALMAIALYEMSKKEGLLPPQRS